From the Nematostella vectensis chromosome 7, jaNemVect1.1, whole genome shotgun sequence genome, the window AATGCCGCGGTGGAGCAATGGACCGGCGTCGCGCACCCTAACCTCATGTCATACTATATTAAGTAAGTACCGGCAAAATTTATGACTGCaatattaaagaatgtcgatcacctactcctttgttattgcttatCGTTAAAAATACAGCgatttattcgcaaggaaacttcaaaataaatgtCTACGCATGAAGTCTTGTGTGTTGTTGACAATAATATTGACGATAATATATTGGTAACTCGCTTCAattggatgctttgtgtgactcttcgggagcataaaatggcggcgtgattggccttcctTAAAGGACGCCAATCATCCAATTATTAatgcaaccttttttgaatGCAACCTCCTATTTGCaagacttcaaaataaccacccaCGATTGATCTGATACTCTGTTAACGATAGACTATGTCAGTTTAGATGTTTTCTTGTGGGATCTCAAGTATTCGAAGACGAAGTATTTTCCACTTTTCCTGGTCAAGTATAAACACGCCTTTAATTATGCTGCTCAATGTTTTTTGTCAACATGAACTACACTGCATCATTTAAAAAGAAGTCTGTAAAAAGACCAAATGAACAAGTATGGATTCTAGAACATACACAAATGGGATTAATTCCAAAAATTCTAAATTTCCCCAGGTTTGCTCAGAGCGGCACTCAAATTGTGGTGTTTGAATACCCGCCATTTGCACTGCCTGACATCCTCGATAAACTACGCCGTGATAACAAAAGAATCCCGGAGTTTCTCATCTGGAAAGCATTCCACGAGTTGTGCTCAGTACTGAAGTATCTCCACGATCAGGGAATGTCCTACACAGGCCTCAAACCCGAGCGCGTTGCATTTACACAGGTATACAGAAACTAGGCCTCAAACACGATTTCATTCGTCGCGTTGAATCATGTAGGCAtatacagctatttcaaaaaaagaTTGTCCAAGATCGCTCTGCCGCACGCGCCCATACTGCGGGGTAGTATGGtaaatatatgttgttttagACTATGCCATTCTTCACTACCGGCGCAAACTCGTTAAGCGCGGTCAGAATAGCAGAACGAGTCTATTTAATAAAAtcctgaaaataaaataaaaattctgAGAAACCTATTACCCATACCACGTCACGGTATGGGCGCGTACGGCTGAGCGCTTTTGAACAACGTTTTTTTGAAATATGTATATGTAGATAAAGAGTAGCAAACTAACCACGATGCATGATTGACAGGAGGGCGTTCTTAAGCTTGATAGCGGCCTGTTGTACCTACCCTCCCCCGGTCAGGACATGATGCAGGGTGCGGCAGTTGGGGACTCGGGAGTGACCGGAGTGTACACCTCTCCAGAGACCCTCAAGGGCGAGGAAATAACAGTGAAAAACCAGGCAAGTCTGACGCTTTAGGGGTATGAAGAGAGCCGGAGTGTACACTGAAAACCAAAAAAAGTCCTAAAAGAAATTGTGCTAAGGGTATAGTCTGTTAAAGGGATATGTAATTGATTTGGGGGCGTAAGCGTTAGTTAAGGCTAACGcttgaaacgtcagcgcaactactctgtttcacagaggcgtaccattatactttttcaaccttgtgttgattaaGCTTGTAAAGAAGGTATAGCTTTAGtaattttgtgtttgtttgttttgcattGAAACTAAAAGAAACATGTAAACGTTTTGaagaaacattttaaataagctttattttacttttggaAACTGTGCTTTGAAAAGAAAGTATAAATATACACCGTTCATAAACAAGGCAACATACTGGTCATACACTTAAAGTCAGGTAGTTCCTTTTGGCTTGCGTTACAGTGCGAGCCAAGAACTGTATGGTAGCGCCTGCGTCTATTCTTACTAACCAGTTGCAATCATCTAGGTTTGGATCTTGGGTTGCCTGTTGTACGAGATGGCCGCACGGGAGCCTGCGTACGCCAATGAGGGAACAGACATGTTTGGCGCCATGGCTAACATCATGGAAGGAAAGATCCCTACATCACTCGAGGGGGGGTACTCTGAGGACATGCTGCTCACTGTAAGAGACTGCTTACATAGCGAAGCGCATGCGCGACCGACGCTGGAGGACTTGCAGGCTCGCTCCAATGCGAAGATGGAAGCGCTCGTCCAGACTTACGCGGGAGAAAATATTACGTCATTATGAATTCCAAGTCAAATGGCGATCGCGCACACGAACCTGATGTCATTTGATCCagaattttttatctttttttgaaTCGTTTTTAAGGAGAGAAATGTGCAACACCGAGACAGCTATGTTAACTATGCTGTGAGGGCTAAGAACATTTTAATACCGGGAATATTTCAGTAAATGAACATTTTAACCGGGAATCTTTCATTCAATGGACATTTTAACCGGAAATCTTTCAGTAaatgataacaacaacaaataattgATTCTTTTATACACCATTATAATACCACCTAAGGTAACAAGTTCATCAAGGTAGCTGGCAGCTGGTGTGGAAGGGTAACTTTTGCCATAAGATTTCGGTATATCCAGGTGGCATAGGCAAGTAGAATCGGGAGGGTCATCAGAAATTGCCATTAGTGTCTGGAATATCCAGGTAGAATAGACCAACTTGGGTCCAGACATTGTCATTAGTGCCCGGTTTATCGAGGTGGCATAGGCCAAGTAGGATCAGGAAGGTGACCAGATATTGCCATTTGTGTCCGGTTTATCGAGGTATCGTACATCCCACATCCAAGGTTTCTCTGAAAATGAATCAACATCATTTGTTGGCCGTGGTATATCCGTCCTTTTTCCTTCCCACACATTACTCAACCCTCTTTAGCTAACGGGCGTAATACAAAACACTCTCACAACAGGGCGACTTTTTAAAAGGTTGTaggtattttgtttttattttttaagctTTGAGCCGTCATTGTTTTATAAACTTCTTTCCCTTCGAATATCGAGACCTACCGTCGTCACTGTACGGAGAGGGCGGAAGATCAAAGGGCACGTGCACGTGTGTGCAAGGTTCGTCTGACAAGCGGTTCTGTCCGGCAATACCAAAGAACGTCTTGTTGTCATCCTggaatattaaataaaaagctATCGTGAATCAGTAATAGTCAAATACGTAGCATCGCGTCTGCCAAGACTTTTAAATCCCTATATCGTCTAGGAATAGCTTTGGGGACGGTTTGATTATTTGGTTGGATTGACTTCGCGCTTTTTCTAAACGAGACATAGATGTTTAATTCTTAAACAAAAGAGGTTGTAGATATTAGACCAAGCGATAGTCTTCGAGCTTTTTATATAAAAGATTCAAGCTTTCGCATTCACCATACTGAAAAGACTCTGAAACCTATATGTGTGGCACTGTTTCTTTGGATATCGAAATATCTTATCATCTTGGAAAATGTTATCATTCATAGACTATTTCGTGGCAGTGATGGAATGGAGCTGGTTTTATTGTAGAATGGATTGAATTTCACAGTGATTCAAGTGGATTAATTTGCTACTAAAATTTAAATCACACAGCAAtttaatttttccgggggtgCGGGGGTGctagttctctgataaaattctcaacacccccgaaaaaacaaaaagggattttttatgcctttgttTGAAGTATCTCCaggggacgtttattgtcggatttgactaCATCCCAGTGATGTTGCTTTTGCTTTAGTTTTGTCTagaaatagcacgtctattaagaaccgaaagtggaccttctgccgttgtgtgtgtgtgttggggggtgCGTTCTCACCctctgcacacccccccccccccctgggtacgggcctagATCGGATACCTGATCGGCTGGGAGTAAGAGCACGCCGATCTCGTACGAGCGGATCATGAGCTTGGAACCGCCCTCCTCTAGCACCCCCGAATATACCCCGAGTATATCCCGACATTGATCGATTGCTTCTCGGTCGGTTACCTGATTGGCTGGGAGGAAGAGCACGCCGATCTCGTACGAGCGGATAATGAGCTTGGAACCGCCCTTCCCTAACACCCCCAAGTATACCCCGAGTATATCCCGACATTGATCGATTGCTTCTCGGTCGGTTACCTGATCGGCTGGGAGTAAGAGCACGCCGATCTCGTACGAGCGGATCATGAGCTGGGAACCGCCCTTCTCTAGCACCCCCGAGTATACCCCGAGTATATCCCGACATTGATCAATTGCTTCTCGGTCGGTTACCTGATCGGCTGGGAGGAAGAGCACGCCGATCTCGTGCGAGCGGATCATGAGCTGGGAACCGCCCTTCTCTAACACCCCCGAGTATACCCCGAGTATATCCCGACATTGATCGATTGCTTCTCGGTCGGTTACCTGATCGGCTGGGAGTAAGAGCACGCCGATCTCGTGCGAGCGGATCATGAGCTTGGAACCGCCCTTCTCTAACACCCCCGAGTATATCCCGACATTGATCGATTGCTTCTCGGTCGGTTACCTGATCGGCTGGGAGGAAGAGCACGCCGATCTCGTACGAGCGGATCATGAGCTGGGAACCGCCCTTCTCTAGCACCCCCCATGCCGCCTTGGACAAGTTCGAACTGGAACAAAGAGTAACGGGAAATTTGGTATACATCGGTATACAGTGATACCCTACAATAAGGACACCTTGTTATAAGGACAAGCGAGGACCAAGTAATAATTCTACGAAAAAATGGGCTGAACACTGTAGCCTCAGAAGACATGCATCTCATACGCATCGTACtaactctaaacattttgacataaaaaaaaacgtttaaatAGGTCTGGATCCGCACCTGGCCTCGATAAAAGAAAGGTCCGATCTCAACCTGCCTAATAAGGATATCTCGTTATTACTTGCAGTCCATAAAAGAAAGCTCCGTACGTGTTCTGTTCATCTTAACCTGCCTTATAAGGACATAATGACCCCCAATGAAAGAAGGCTCCATAAATGTCCTCATGAGGACAACTCGTTAATGAGGGCAGTTTTTGGATCCCGGAGGTGTCCTTGGTCATCAACAGCCTTCTACTTCCACCTTCCATTCTACACCAAGAGATAACTAGAAATCCGTCAAtcgtttccgtcggacctccggaagtaaactggtgacaatgcgggtTTAAcaagaaagagaaagaaaatctCTGCTTTCACGGTAGATACACCGCGGTTTTGGTGCGCCATACCTGGTGACCATGAACCATGCCAGCCTGCTGTGATCTGGCGACGTGCGCATGTAAGTCTTGATGTGAGGAGAGGCGCGGCTTCTACCACGGCTTGTCGCGTTCCACGAGCTACAAGCGATATTTAGTCAGCATAGTTAACAGATTAATTATCTCAACATGTATAACCAACAACGCTATAACCGTCATAaccatcatctttatcattatcatcatcttcatcaccataatcatcattaccccCATCATCACCAACTACCATTCTTATCACCAGGAACACTATCATCCTTACTACTACAATAATTATTATGGCCATCAATATCAGCATCACCACTTccaccatcacaaccatcatcatcatcaacaccactacCCTCACCATTAACTATCATCACAATTATCATCCTCTCACCAAAAGAAGGACGGTAAGTACTAGGGTTGTTTTTCCGCCGTCTTGTGACTGTAAGGAATGGAACCTCCCGCTGAAATAAACCATAAGGCTTCTTATTAAATTCTCCACACTCCCGAGTAGATTTCTCTACACTAAGAGAGTGGGCAGACCTCTAATAAGCTATAAGGCCACAGCCAAGATTTGCCGAGGGTAGTGGAAGCGCAAGAGATGTTATAGGGGGAAAGGGATGTATAGACATAGATATAACGCAAATATGTGTAAAAAGCGGCGATGTTTTAATAGGGAAACGACGTTATTTGGTGAAAGAAGGGCGAAGAGGGTGGGGGAGGTGACGACCCCCCTTCTTCTGCGTCAACCAGTAACAAAAAATTTGTAATATTGTACTTATactatttgttttaaaaaaacaacctaGAGAAATAACAATATATGCAAGAAATGTCTAGTATTGTTCTATGAAATAAATACAGAGTGTAACAGCCATTGAAATAATGCCACTCTGTGAGAAAAGGTTTCCACAACAACTATTATTTTTTCCTTCAATTACTCAATAGTAAAACATTTTGCAGTCTGGTATGAATAAAAGGTTATCTTTACTcataaaagcatttttttttagaaaaataacCAGGGGTATAAGCAGATTTTTAATTGGTTTATACCCCGCgtacgccagcccagcgaaatacagagaaaagggCCTCTGCTAGCATGGTTTACTACAGTCAGATCATATTAGGAGGGCCAGGGGGACTAGTAATAATTGAAAGCTCTCCTCACAGATAATGCCCTCTTGTCTGGCAAGGGGTTGATGGTAGGAAGGTGTTGTTATTTGCTTAACATAACAAAACAGCGATAGATCAAAAAAGCAGTATGGTTGTAAATTGTTCCTCAACATTACCTAAAGGATTAGAAAAGTTGCAGGGGAGAACAATCTGGTATATTCATTACACAATGCTACTGTATTCTCATTTAAACGTTGTATGTCATAAGCTTTGCTCGACTAAGAACTTTCCAGCTTTTTTAGTTAATTTTAAGCAACATTATTCATGTATTTACATTTTTCCACTGAACCAGAAGTTTGATTTGGCAGCTTTCCATGCAACTTACACACTCAATGACCCCAAAGATCATATGGCCACCAAGCTTCTGGACATAGGGATTTGCAAGTTcacttggggggaggggtggagctACTCCATTTAGGATTTTGGTCTCCACAAATCTTTTGAGATTGAACTATTATAAATATAATTAACAACTCAGGGAATGTGTGTTATCTTTTGGgttgttttttttgccttttgggTCAAATTATCAGGTTTATTATCATTTGGGTGTTCCTGTTTGTTGATAGatgcttttaaaaaatgagTAAATTGTAAAGAGTTCatataatagtgttttgcTCTGTTTTCTATTGACATCTTTAAAGGGTATGAGACACATCCATTTAGGTATTTAGGGTTATTTCTGCAATGATCCCTCCAAAACCAAAATCTTGGGgtatcaccaccacaaccacatAAAGCATTGGTCCTAGGGAGAGAGGCCAAAACAGTAATCATACCTAGAATAAAATGTGATAATGAACATTTAATTGAACTGTAGACCTTGATATAGCTAAACTTTACCAACCAATACACAAGCACCAAGAACCTGGGTCAGAAAAACAGCTaacagtaacaacaataaaatttaataaaagagTTTTATCATCCCAACAATAATAGTTATAACATCTAaacattaatttaaaaaatgacatgaatTACTGTGTAAGTAACTAGCTTCAACCGAAGTTGAATATACATATCagtaaccttttttttcctattcaaTAAGTACTAATAGTTTAGTAGAGGGAGGGAGACAACTCTTCTGAAAAGAACAGTTAGAAGCTGCGTTCGCAAAAATTTCCGAATCTTCATTTCACAAGATAAGCTGGTCAATATCTTTGGCGACCTTAGAGGTTTTATAAAGTCAgcgattttaataataataacgatACAGACAATTTGTGAAATTGCTTACTACAACAGTACCTCGGCTGGTTACGGAAATCTCACCCGCTGTTCACTTCAAAATCTGATACCAACAGGTGAGCCAAAAAGTCCATAGCCGTAGTAGCTAGTCAGTAATGAAGTTATAATGAAGTTGAACTATTTTCAGAGTGATCTCATAGGAACAGTTAAGCTGATCTTGATTATTCTCTTTACGAAACAATGTCTTCATGCTTGTTTTCGCGCCATGTTGCTGTCATTCTTCTCATTGATAGCAGAAAATCCGGAAAATGTTTAGCGAATCGGTAGCAGATTGCCTTTAGAATCCTTCCAAGGCGTTTCTTAGTTAAATCACATAGGAAATATTAGTTCGTTATGTTTTAATTTGCTTTTTATCAGCAAAAAATTAGCCAAATTCCGGCCAACAATCGTGAAATCCGCCATTCTCGAATTCGCTAGTCGCGCTTTGACAACTGCGCATGCGTGACATTTTTTGATCCTGTCGTCCAGATCCGATCCTGCTGTCCATTGGACTTATtaaacaggcccgtagccaggattttgagtggggtggttcgtttttccatttgagCGGAacaaatttccggtatacccctcgcctcgccttattacattagaCAATAtatacttcaaataaatttaatcttgtatttaaaatgttattaatagggtactttttaacatatagcgatgataataaagatatttattaaaaaagctCTATACTAGAAAGTGAACCATTTATTCAACAGATAAAGTCAGCATATTTTGAAGTTAattcaatttatttttggttgaTGAGCAGCAGGTGAGATATTCGTAattttcccacggtcacgcGATCTGTGACTTGTccatctaccgttatacattattagacccaagtttggttgatgtGCAGCAAATTGCTGGCAAGATAATTGTATTATTCCCAATGCCACGTGATTGCTTAGTAATAAACAAGAATCTGAGTCCCATAAAGCTCATAGCTCATAACctccttttccttttttgtttttgtaagaTACCtgaatattttattcttgAGAAAGCCTGGTACTAACATGaatattaacacattgacccctcaaccggcctgtaccggctttgggaagtacccacaacccaaaaaattcataaatgcaaactaaacacaacaagatgaagatactcaggcatcagtctaagggataaatggtcttgaagatatgcatccaaccaaggtgttggcaactactcttaagccaaataatagcacaggttctttgacaaatttcaaatcgaacaaggaaagaaaggcagaatcacccctctcaataaaacgctcaaaatacaacacaagggagagagatcagcaaacacagctcaagacacaaatagatacctttattctgatcctccaggttcatttccatggccttaaaaaacacaatgtccactccttgaaggcttgtaaaaccacttagatgcctttacggattggaaagcattctgggagatccagggaaaaattcacgaggggagggccagtcaacacttcTCTCCctaaagtcagatggttttttaaccccgaagccaaacaaatcaattccaggtcatacagacccagaatagcagtgtaaacaattttggaatcaatttggtttcagaaaagacagcatttaggagagctgtggtgattcattagaaaattattttctcatccaggcaaagccaaacaagaaaaaatatcatcatgaatccataagcaaagcactcaattatgccccaatagacttcatgatgtcctgagacactctcctaatatgttcatagctgtatttttgatgaaaaatacaagcaaccatcaacttgtgctggcttcagcacaacgacgagagattaaaagtggggaccgcaaagcactgttggaaagcttggataccgctgactaggtgcagctgtgtttgactttgacgggctgtataaaactcaaaataggggggggaggtatctgttttcagtctgattttgtaaattcagctcaaaaatagccaggagtcaatgagTTAATAAGGGGAGTCCCCGCCAATCTGACTTTCACTTTCGCTAGTAGAATTTCCTGTTTCCTGTTTGGGTGTTGGGTGTTTTGCGGAGCTCACTTTCACTGGCTTTGGGCTTATAGAACCATATACCTACCATCGCTTAAATGATCAATATCGATCTTCATCATTCCTTTATTGGCATTTACTGTCAATAACAAGCACAAACGGTAAGCTAAATTCGGATTTGTCGGTTGTAGTTTCTGTTCTCTCGGTTGCTAAGTGTAGCTTAGTGTCATGGCTAACTTATCTTCTCTCTCTTGAACCCAATACTTCGTAAAGCCGTATTTATCCCCTCGACTTGTGCAAAGAGAGATTCAGCACTTCTTTATCCTACTTTTCGTCTCCGGAATTTGACACGAGTGGTAAGAGTTGAGGGCTTAACCTCGGCATAAAGACCCTAGAAGGCATACGAGAAACCTTTGTATTCAGCCCTGTTTTCATAGTTCTGCCATATCTTTGTGACACACTCACATTATCATTGAAGAGGAAGGGTTGATCTTTGGCTCTGCGAGATATATTTTGGTTATAGAAGTTTTCGGGTTTTTCTGGTGTTCGCAACGAGCGATTTCGAATTTCCCGTTTCCCCATTTGTTTTTACAAATCTCAATTAAACAtcaaatttcaataaaatattttgcagTGGCTAAATACCCAACAGTcaggaaaatatatatatgtttatCTTTTTGGTCCTAtcccactcccccccccccccccccccccacctcccttTAACAACATCCAGGATTTGAGAGCCCTCCTCGTAGAGGGCCATTTATTTTTCACAGCCaggtttttaaaaatttttgaagcccccctcccctctcaggatattaatgaacactcccccAAAATGGTTGTTATTTTGCAGCTTTTCAGTGAATCGGCTCTGGTGTCAATAATGTCTACGTGTTGCAGTTTAGACGCAGAGTTAGCATCCAAGCATGGCAGTACCCAAGAGCAGACAGATAAAGTTCTAAAGAATGCCAGATGCCGCTCCCAACTGAATCATTACCTGGATGAGCTGGACCGGAAATTTAGTGTGAATTTGAGTGACCAGGAGGTGATAAATCTACGGAAAGACATGGAATATATTGCTAGTCAATTCGCCAAGAAGGTCGCAGCTCTTGACGCTCGTTTTAAGGGACAAATCCTAAACTCTGGAAGCCATTACGAAGGTTTACAAGTTTTGGCAACTGATGAGTTTGATTATTTGATAGAGATGGAGGAATTGTCAAAACAATCGATGGTTGATTTCAGGCCGACGACAGATTCCGGATTTTTCTATGGTTATTCTAAGGCTTCCAAGAAATGGGAAGATTGTATCTCGCTGTTTTGCACTGATCACAATCGGCCATTCAGCTTACAAAGTATCTGCCCATTATGTTCATATTCGAAGTTGTACCAACGCATTCTTGACCCAGAAAAAGTACAGGATGTGTTTAGAAAGATAGCTGATGAGGTGATGGAAAAACTGCTCCTTCCCAAGTACTGGGAACATGGGGGCTGTAACCGGCCCCAGTTCAGTGGACACAGaaactttttggtttggatcgggtattcgtaccaagacgtaggggcctaaagtggtgtggtagtgaggttggtgtgatcatatggtatggtgatgttggagggtgatggtgaaggatggctagtaagatagtgtagagtggagatggtagtaatgtaattacggtgaaaaggtggattggttcgactagtaggtggtggagggtggtgaaaagataaagtgggactatagaataggttgtggtagtgtgtggtgggcaggcgaaaaagaaaaaataataataatatggtgtggtgtggagatggctaatggctgtgttggtgggaaAAAACCGGCA encodes:
- the LOC125568436 gene encoding tyrosyl-DNA phosphodiesterase 1-like; the encoded protein is MRTSPDHSRLAWFMVTSSNLSKAAWGVLEKGGSQLMIRSYEIGVLFLPADQDDNKTFFGIAGQNRLSDEPCTHVHVPFDLPPSPYSDDEKPWMWDVRYLDKPDTNGNIWSPS
- the LOC5518966 gene encoding serine/threonine-protein kinase Nek7, whose translation is MAKRTRSQTDINQQLRFDILDPSKAGGSEAAADGPSSLQQSARTMILQSVGLKYLGRIAELPLPKPMINMLSNQLAVDDFFVNRNDLDGDHRNYCVYPAKCLLDMSDVLLKCVPECLASEEVNAAVEQWTGVAHPNLMSYYIKFAQSGTQIVVFEYPPFALPDILDKLRRDNKRIPEFLIWKAFHELCSVLKYLHDQGMSYTGLKPERVAFTQEGVLKLDSGLLYLPSPGQDMMQGAAVGDSGVTGVYTSPETLKGEEITVKNQVWILGCLLYEMAAREPAYANEGTDMFGAMANIMEGKIPTSLEGGYSEDMLLTVRDCLHSEAHARPTLEDLQARSNAKMEALVQTYAGENITSL